A genomic window from Bacillus rossius redtenbacheri isolate Brsri chromosome 7, Brsri_v3, whole genome shotgun sequence includes:
- the LOC134534481 gene encoding uncharacterized protein LOC134534481 produces MAAAHLLVAAAACLSLLGLQGEGKFMDPETALDRIDPELKAHIKACEQEQNVSIKHCHDEFKKKQYDVIPEDCKCFAYCVAKKAEVTDQDGKIIPLKLKQKIDDIKDEKYKHCAQKLYEDCKTAPRGEGGCSDTNNLVICFALHARAHQDCRFE; encoded by the exons ATGGCTGCGGCGCACCTGCTCGTGGCGGCGGCGGCCTGCCTGTCTCTCCTCGGCCTGCAG GGCGAGGGCAAGTTCATGGACCCGGAGACTGCGCTGGACAGGATCGACCCGGAGCTGAAGGCGCACATCAAGGCCTGCGAGCAGGAGCAGAACGTCTCCATCA AGCATTGTCATGATGAGTTCAAGAAGAAACAGTACGACGTCATACCAGAAGACTGCAAG tGTTTCGCGTATTGCGTCGCCAAGAAGGCTGAAGTG ACGGACCAGGATGGAAAGATAATTCCACTGAAACTCAAACAGAAGATAGACGACATAAAAGACGAGAAGTACAAGCACTGCGCGCAGAAACTGTACGAAGACTGCAAAACTGCCC CGAGGGGCGAGGGAGGCTGTAGCGACACCAACAACCTGGTGATCTGCTTCGCGCTGCACGCCAGG GCCCACCAGGACTGCCGGTTCGAGTAG